One part of the Deltaproteobacteria bacterium genome encodes these proteins:
- the map gene encoding type I methionyl aminopeptidase, with amino-acid sequence MINLKSKQEISKMEVANRIVAEVLQEVKELIRPGVETLELNARAEEICRRRKVKPAFKGYRGYPKSLCVSINDEIVHGIPSHRCLQVGDLVSMDFGVCYEGYYGDSAITVPVGKISPEAEKLLKVTEEALYAGIAQAKVGNRLTDISHAVQTVVESNGFSVIRDFVGHGIGRNLHEDPQIPNYGPPGQGPKLQAGMTMAIEPMVSAGGWGIRLLEDGWTAVTRDGSLSAHFEHTIAVTEDGALILSRI; translated from the coding sequence ATGATCAATTTAAAGTCCAAGCAGGAAATCTCCAAAATGGAGGTGGCTAATCGCATTGTCGCCGAAGTCTTGCAGGAGGTTAAAGAGCTTATCCGGCCAGGAGTGGAGACCTTAGAACTGAATGCCCGGGCTGAGGAGATCTGCCGCCGGCGGAAGGTAAAGCCAGCCTTCAAGGGGTATCGCGGCTACCCCAAGTCTCTGTGTGTGTCGATCAATGATGAAATAGTCCATGGCATCCCTTCTCATCGATGTCTGCAGGTGGGGGATCTGGTTAGCATGGATTTTGGCGTCTGCTATGAAGGCTATTATGGGGATTCGGCGATCACCGTGCCAGTGGGAAAAATCAGTCCCGAGGCCGAAAAGCTGCTTAAAGTTACCGAAGAAGCTTTGTATGCCGGGATCGCTCAGGCCAAAGTGGGTAATCGCCTGACCGACATTTCCCATGCCGTGCAGACCGTGGTCGAAAGCAACGGCTTTTCGGTGATCCGCGATTTTGTCGGTCATGGCATCGGACGCAATCTCCATGAAGACCCGCAAATTCCCAACTATGGTCCTCCGGGACAAGGGCCCAAGCTGCAGGCCGGAATGACCATGGCTATTGAGCCGATGGTCAGCGCCGGCGGCTGGGGAATAAGACTCCTGGAGGACGGCTGGACCGCAGTGACTAGAGATGGCAGCCTATCCGCCCACTTTG
- a CDS encoding adenylate kinase: MNLILLGGPGAGKGTQAKMMIEKYQIPQISTGDILRAAVKEGTELGKQAKACMDAGKLVPDEVVIGIIEDRLKQPDCQKGFILDGFPRTVTQAEALDQTLKKMGSKIDHVLSIEVDEEELVKRLTGRRTCKKCGQMYHVLFNPPQKEGVCDKCGGELYQRDDDNEATVRSRLATYNQQTKPLIDYYQKLGLVRQIKGEGSISDIFQKIVDTLK, from the coding sequence ATGAACTTGATCTTGTTGGGAGGTCCAGGAGCAGGCAAGGGGACCCAAGCCAAAATGATGATTGAAAAATACCAGATTCCCCAGATTTCCACCGGAGATATTCTGCGGGCGGCGGTCAAGGAAGGGACGGAATTGGGCAAACAGGCCAAAGCCTGTATGGATGCCGGTAAGTTGGTACCCGACGAAGTGGTGATCGGCATTATCGAGGATCGCCTAAAACAGCCGGACTGCCAGAAGGGGTTTATTCTGGACGGTTTCCCCCGCACCGTGACTCAGGCCGAGGCCCTTGACCAAACCCTTAAAAAGATGGGGTCTAAAATCGATCATGTTCTGAGCATTGAGGTAGATGAAGAAGAACTGGTGAAGCGTCTCACTGGCCGACGCACTTGTAAGAAGTGTGGCCAGATGTATCATGTCCTGTTCAACCCCCCCCAAAAAGAGGGCGTTTGCGATAAATGCGGGGGCGAACTTTACCAGCGGGATGATGACAACGAGGCCACCGTCCGTTCCCGCTTGGCCACTTATAACCAGCAAACCAAACCCTTGATTGACTATTATCAAAAGCTGGGACTAGTCCGGCAGATTAAAGGTGAAGGCAGCATTTCCGATATCTTCCAAAAGATTGTCGACACCTTGAAATAA
- the secY gene encoding preprotein translocase subunit SecY: MLAGFQNIAKIPELKRRIIFTLLMLAVYRVGCHIPTPGIDADALMAFFARHRGTIFGLFDMFSGGALERLSVFALGIMPYISAAIIIELLKVVFPAIEKLYKEGEEGHKKIKQYTRYGTVLLCIIQGLGISIGLEGMGMESGGRPVVLNPGWSFRLMTVLTLTAGTTFIMWLGEQITERGIGNGISLIIFAGIVARMPSAILGTFTLMKTGEIAPMIMVLLLAVMITVVGVIVFMERGQRRIQVQYARRVVGRRVYGGQSTHLPLKVNTAGVIPPIFASSILMFPATITSFIGTDSQSGSGWSGWLWSWVTWVTASMSPGHLAHELVYVALIIFFCYFYTAVTYNPVDVADNMKKYGGYIPGLRPGKRTAEFIDRVLTRITLWGALYVAAVCVLPTILVQKFNVPFYFGGTALLIVVGVAMDTVAQIESHIVMRHYEGFEGIIGRKRMGRIRR; this comes from the coding sequence GTGCTGGCGGGATTTCAAAATATTGCCAAAATTCCCGAGCTCAAACGGCGCATTATATTTACGCTGCTGATGCTGGCGGTTTACCGGGTAGGCTGTCATATTCCTACGCCGGGGATCGATGCCGACGCCTTGATGGCCTTTTTTGCCCGCCATCGGGGCACTATCTTTGGCCTCTTTGACATGTTCTCCGGCGGGGCGCTGGAACGGCTGAGCGTCTTTGCCCTGGGGATCATGCCTTACATCAGTGCCGCCATCATCATTGAATTGCTTAAAGTGGTCTTTCCGGCCATCGAGAAATTATATAAAGAGGGTGAGGAGGGGCACAAAAAGATCAAGCAGTATACCCGTTACGGCACGGTGCTTTTGTGTATCATCCAGGGTCTAGGCATCAGTATCGGCCTGGAAGGCATGGGCATGGAGAGCGGCGGCCGCCCAGTGGTCCTCAACCCCGGCTGGAGCTTCCGGCTGATGACCGTGTTGACCCTGACCGCGGGTACCACCTTTATCATGTGGCTGGGCGAGCAGATTACTGAACGGGGCATCGGCAATGGCATCTCCTTAATTATTTTTGCCGGCATTGTGGCCCGCATGCCCTCGGCGATCCTGGGGACCTTCACTCTGATGAAGACCGGCGAAATTGCCCCGATGATCATGGTGTTATTATTAGCGGTGATGATTACCGTGGTCGGGGTCATCGTCTTCATGGAACGGGGGCAACGACGAATTCAGGTACAATATGCCCGGCGGGTGGTGGGGCGCCGGGTCTATGGCGGCCAAAGCACTCACCTGCCCTTGAAGGTGAACACCGCGGGAGTCATCCCACCCATTTTTGCTTCTTCTATTTTGATGTTTCCCGCCACCATTACCAGTTTTATCGGCACCGATAGCCAGTCGGGGTCTGGTTGGTCAGGTTGGCTGTGGTCTTGGGTGACCTGGGTGACCGCCTCAATGTCTCCTGGCCATCTGGCCCACGAGTTGGTCTATGTAGCATTAATCATCTTTTTCTGTTATTTTTATACTGCGGTGACCTATAATCCGGTGGATGTGGCTGACAATATGAAGAAGTACGGAGGCTATATCCCGGGTTTGCGGCCCGGCAAGCGTACCGCCGAATTTATCGACCGGGTGTTAACCCGGATAACTCTGTGGGGGGCGCTGTATGTGGCGGCGGTCTGTGTGTTGCCGACCATCTTGGTGCAAAAATTCAACGTCCCCTTCTACTTTGGCGGGACCGCGCTGCTGATCGTGGTCGGGGTTGCCATGGACACGGTAGCCCAGATCGAGTCTCATATAGTTATGCGTCATTATGAGGGTTTTGAAGGCATCATCGGGAGGAAACGGATGGGCCGGATACGGCGATAA
- the rplO gene encoding 50S ribosomal protein L15, with product MRLDELKPCPGARKKPKRVGRGPGSGTGKTAGRGSKGQRSRSGQKPKPGFEGGQMPLTRRLPKRGFTNIFKKSWAIINLRDLGRFPANSVVDAKSLSAAGLIKKRRQEIKLLGQGEVTVPLTIRVNAVSAQARTQIEAQGGRVEVI from the coding sequence ATGCGGTTGGATGAACTAAAACCCTGTCCCGGAGCCAGAAAGAAGCCCAAGCGGGTAGGGCGGGGACCAGGTTCTGGAACTGGCAAGACCGCCGGCCGGGGCTCCAAGGGGCAAAGATCCCGCTCCGGTCAGAAACCCAAACCCGGATTCGAGGGAGGGCAGATGCCACTGACCCGGCGGCTTCCCAAACGGGGGTTTACCAATATCTTCAAAAAATCCTGGGCGATCATCAACTTGCGGGATTTGGGTCGCTTTCCAGCCAACTCGGTGGTTGATGCCAAAAGCCTCAGCGCTGCCGGCCTGATTAAAAAACGTCGTCAAGAGATCAAACTGCTGGGACAAGGCGAAGTGACGGTACCCTTAACCATCCGGGTCAATGCCGTCAGTGCCCAGGCCCGGACCCAGATCGAGGCTCAGGGTGGTCGGGTTGAGGTAATCTAA
- the rpmD gene encoding 50S ribosomal protein L30, which translates to MEPILTITLKRSPIGRPKRHRQTLKTLGLTRLHQTVHHNDHPAIRGMVRQVCHLVDVQELKP; encoded by the coding sequence ATGGAACCAATCTTAACAATCACTCTGAAACGGAGCCCGATCGGCAGACCCAAGCGGCATCGGCAGACTCTGAAAACCCTGGGGTTGACCCGATTACACCAGACGGTGCACCATAATGACCATCCCGCCATACGGGGAATGGTACGTCAGGTCTGCCACCTGGTCGATGTTCAAGAACTAAAACCATAA
- the rpsE gene encoding 30S ribosomal protein S5 — MRTSAEVGLFESEATEPQFTDKVVHISRVAKVVKGGRRFSFNALVVVGDGQGQVGAGLGKANEVPEAIRKALERAKKSLIKIPILNNTIPYTVVGQFGSGKVLLKPASQGTGVIAGGAVRAVVEVAGIHNVLTKCLGSHNPHNAVKATMDALKQLASPEEIAARRNRSLGEIRA, encoded by the coding sequence ATGCGAACCAGTGCGGAGGTAGGATTGTTTGAGAGCGAAGCAACGGAACCACAATTTACTGATAAGGTAGTTCATATCAGTAGGGTGGCCAAGGTGGTGAAGGGTGGTCGGCGATTTAGCTTTAACGCCCTGGTAGTGGTGGGTGATGGCCAGGGCCAGGTGGGGGCCGGATTAGGCAAGGCTAACGAGGTCCCTGAGGCGATTCGCAAAGCCTTGGAACGGGCTAAAAAGAGCCTGATCAAAATACCCATTCTAAACAACACCATCCCCTATACAGTGGTGGGACAATTTGGTTCCGGTAAGGTGTTGCTCAAACCTGCGTCCCAGGGAACTGGGGTAATTGCCGGTGGCGCGGTCCGCGCCGTGGTGGAGGTGGCCGGCATCCATAACGTCTTGACCAAGTGCCTGGGCTCCCACAACCCCCATAATGCTGTCAAGGCAACCATGGACGCCTTGAAGCAGTTAGCCAGCCCCGAAGAAATCGCGGCCCGGAGGAATCGCTCCCTAGGCGAAATCCGGGCCTGA
- a CDS encoding 50S ribosomal protein L18, producing the protein MAQRNQKQEARRKRKKRVRKKIFGVESRPRLTVFKTARHIYAQIIDDLRGHTLVAASTLDKELRDKAGGLKGIEKAREVGVRLALKAKQVGIHKVAFDRNGFLYHGRIKGLADSCREQGLEF; encoded by the coding sequence ATGGCACAGAGAAATCAAAAACAAGAAGCGCGTCGGAAACGTAAAAAACGGGTCCGCAAAAAGATCTTCGGGGTGGAGAGTCGCCCCCGCCTGACGGTCTTTAAGACCGCACGACATATATATGCCCAGATCATTGATGATTTGCGCGGCCATACTCTGGTTGCGGCTTCGACCCTGGATAAGGAGCTGCGGGATAAAGCAGGCGGTCTGAAAGGGATCGAAAAGGCCCGAGAGGTAGGGGTGCGGCTGGCCCTAAAAGCCAAACAGGTCGGAATCCACAAAGTTGCCTTTGATCGCAACGGATTTCTTTACCATGGCCGGATCAAAGGCCTGGCGGATAGCTGTCGGGAACAAGGTCTGGAATTTTAA
- the rplF gene encoding 50S ribosomal protein L6, translated as MSRIGKQPIPLPKGVKATFEDGVLTVTGPGGTLQRSIHPRVRLQLSPQEIRIFPCDNSRVSRPFWGLTGSLVANMVTGVSQGFTRKLEIEGKGYKVEVKDNRLVFSLGYSQPVEFPLVAGIKAEVEKGNRITLHGADKETVGQVAANIRRLRPVEPYKGKGIKYAGEILHRKVGKAGR; from the coding sequence ATGTCACGCATAGGAAAGCAGCCGATTCCCTTGCCCAAGGGGGTTAAGGCGACTTTCGAGGATGGTGTTCTAACGGTTACCGGCCCAGGCGGGACTTTACAGCGGTCCATTCATCCGCGCGTCCGGTTGCAACTGAGCCCCCAAGAGATTCGAATTTTTCCCTGTGATAATAGCAGGGTTAGTCGACCCTTTTGGGGATTGACCGGTTCCTTGGTCGCCAATATGGTAACCGGGGTCAGTCAAGGGTTTACCCGGAAGTTGGAGATTGAGGGCAAAGGTTATAAAGTCGAGGTCAAGGATAATCGATTGGTGTTCAGTCTGGGCTATTCCCAGCCGGTGGAATTTCCGTTGGTGGCGGGGATTAAGGCTGAGGTGGAAAAAGGCAATCGAATAACCCTGCATGGAGCTGATAAAGAGACCGTAGGCCAGGTAGCGGCTAATATTCGTAGGTTGCGGCCTGTTGAGCCTTATAAAGGTAAAGGCATTAAATATGCTGGAGAAATCTTGCACCGCAAAGTGGGTAAGGCTGGCCGTTAA
- the rpsH gene encoding 30S ribosomal protein S8 has protein sequence MSLTDPLADMLTRIRNAGAARFDKVDIPASQMKISVARILEEEGYIRKYKVIKDRRQGILRIYLRYDEQGKPLIQGLKRVSKLSRRVYASKDDIPLVLGGLGVAIVSTSQGIMTDRQARQQGVGGEVLCSVW, from the coding sequence ATGAGCCTTACCGATCCCCTGGCGGATATGCTAACTCGCATCCGGAATGCGGGGGCGGCCAGATTTGATAAAGTGGATATCCCTGCTTCGCAGATGAAGATCAGTGTGGCCCGGATTCTGGAAGAAGAAGGTTATATTAGAAAATACAAGGTGATCAAAGACAGACGGCAGGGTATCCTGCGGATTTATCTACGGTATGATGAGCAGGGGAAGCCCCTGATCCAGGGTCTGAAACGGGTCAGCAAACTCAGTCGCCGGGTTTATGCCTCCAAAGACGACATTCCTTTAGTGCTCGGGGGGCTGGGAGTAGCGATCGTTTCTACTTCCCAAGGGATTATGACCGATCGCCAGGCGCGTCAGCAAGGCGTCGGCGGCGAAGTCCTGTGCTCGGTGTGGTGA
- a CDS encoding type Z 30S ribosomal protein S14: MAKKSLIAKAKREPKFSTRRYNRCPICGRPRAFIRRFGICRLCFRKMALQGEIPGVIKSSW; encoded by the coding sequence GTGGCCAAGAAATCGCTGATTGCTAAGGCTAAACGGGAACCGAAGTTTAGCACCCGAAGATATAATCGTTGCCCCATCTGTGGACGTCCCCGGGCTTTTATCCGACGGTTTGGTATTTGTCGGCTCTGTTTCCGAAAGATGGCCCTCCAGGGGGAGATTCCCGGAGTGATTAAATCGAGTTGGTAA
- the rplE gene encoding 50S ribosomal protein L5, giving the protein MSRLFDYYKQECIPLIMQEFHYKSPMQVPRLEKIVINMGLGEAIQNIKVLDSASQELAVITGQKPIVTRARKSIAAFKLREGMPIGCMVTLRRDKMYDFFDKLVNVALPRVRDFRGVSGKAFDGRGNYSLGIREQIIFPEINYDKIDKIKGLNITIVTTAQTDEEGRVLLKLLGMPFRS; this is encoded by the coding sequence ATGTCGCGGTTGTTTGACTATTACAAGCAGGAATGCATTCCCCTGATCATGCAAGAATTTCACTATAAAAGTCCCATGCAGGTTCCCCGTCTGGAAAAGATCGTCATCAATATGGGACTGGGGGAAGCGATTCAAAATATCAAGGTATTGGACTCGGCCAGCCAGGAACTGGCAGTCATCACCGGCCAGAAGCCCATAGTCACCCGGGCCCGGAAATCGATTGCGGCTTTTAAGCTCCGGGAGGGCATGCCGATCGGCTGTATGGTGACTTTACGCCGGGATAAGATGTATGATTTCTTTGATAAACTGGTCAACGTGGCCTTGCCCCGGGTGCGGGACTTCCGAGGCGTATCAGGGAAGGCCTTTGATGGCCGGGGGAATTATTCCCTGGGCATCCGGGAGCAGATCATTTTTCCGGAAATCAATTACGATAAAATTGACAAGATCAAGGGACTGAACATTACCATCGTAACCACGGCCCAGACGGATGAAGAAGGCAGAGTTCTTCTGAAGCTGTTGGGTATGCCTTTCAGGAGTTGA